One Caretta caretta isolate rCarCar2 chromosome 8, rCarCar1.hap1, whole genome shotgun sequence DNA window includes the following coding sequences:
- the LOC125641481 gene encoding uncharacterized protein LOC125641481 yields MQSSSAEVIMMESQNRKRAPAWTEREVRDLIAVWGEESVLSELRSSFRNAKTFVKISQGMKDRGHNRDPKQCRVKLKELRQAYQKTREANGRSGSEPQTCRFYDELHAILGGSATTTPAVLFDSFNGDGGNTEAGFGDEEDDDDEEEEVVDSSQQASGETSFPDSQELFLTLDLEPVPPEPTQGCLLDPAGGEGTSAACVSMITGSSPSQRLVKLRKKKKHTRDEMFSELLLSSHTDRAQTNAWRQIMSECRKAQNDREERWRAEESKWRAEESKWWAEDRSEAQMWRQRDERRQDSMLRLLEDQTSMLQCMVELQQRQLEHRLPLQPLCNQLPSSPSSIASTPRLPRTQSGGPPANQPLRHRGLPKKKKAGIQ; encoded by the exons atgcagagctcatcagcagaggtgatcatgatggagtcccagaatcgcaaaagagctccagcatggaccgaacgggaggtacgggatctgatcgctgtatggggagaggaatctgtgctatcagaactccgttccagttttcgaaatgccaaaacctttgtcaaaatctcccagggcatgaaggacagaggccataacagggacccgaagcagtgccgcgtgaaactgaaggagctgaggcaagcctaccagaaaaccagagaggcgaatggccgctccgggtcagagccccaaacatgccgcttctatgatgagctgcatgccattttagggggttcagccaccactaccccagccgtgttgtttgactccttcaacggagatggaggcaatacggaagcaggttttggggacgaagaagatgatgatgatgaggaggaggaggttgtagatagctcacagcaagcaagcggagaaaccagttttcccgacagccaggaactgtttctcaccctggacctggagccagtcccccccgaacccacccaaggctgcctcctggacccagcaggcggagaagggacctccg ctgcatgtgtttcaatgatcacaggatcttctccttcccagaggctagtgaagcttagaaagaaaaaaaaacacactcgagatgaaatgttctccgagctcctgctgtcctcccacactgacagagcacagacgaatgcgtggaggcaaataatgtcagagtgcaggaaagcacaaaatgaccgggaggagaggtggcgggctgaagaaagtaagtggcgggctgaagagagtaagtggtgggctgaagacaggtctgaagctcaaatgtggaggcagcgtgatgagaggaggcaggattcaatgctgaggctgctggaggaccaaaccagtatgctccagtgtatggttgagctgcagcaaaggcagctggagcacagactgccactacagcccctgtgtaaccaactgccctcctccccaagttccatagcctccacacccagactcccaagaacgcagtcgggggggccaccggccaaccagccactccgccacagaggattgcccaaaaaaaagaaggctggcattcaataa